Within the Bacillus mesophilus genome, the region ATTAAGAACGAAGAAATAGATGTTGGACTTACAATCTTAGATCAACAGGATGGGCTTGATCAGGTACCAATCCTTTCTGATCAATTAATGGTACTTCTGCAAGAAACTCATTCATTATCAAGTAAAGAATACGTTTCACTAGAAGATATTTCTGAGAGCTGCTTTATTATGCCAAAAGGTGATTGTGACATTTTGTTAAAAAAGGCCTTTAATAAAACAAAGGTCACTCCCACTATTCGTTATGAAATCCAAGATTCATCCACGATTATAGCAATGGTAAAAGAAGGAATAGCATTAACCATTCTGCCTGAACTTGCTATTCCAAAAGATACTGCAGGCCTGGTTTCGATCCCTTTATATCCATTCAAAAAACGAAAGGTTGGATTTATCATTAAGGATATCCAGTCTATTTCACCTGGTTTAGCAGAATTTATTGTTCATGTTAAACATACTTTTAATAATCCTTAAATTTTTTTACCAAGATAAGCTGCCAGATCATTTCCGAAAGACCTACTAGGAACTTTTGGCAGCTTCTACTTATGAAGAAATGAAACTATAGTAAAATATTTTGGTTACATAGTTAATTAAACCTCCCCATAACTGCGGTATTATAATACTTATGGTCGGAATGCAGCTTATCATTTTTTAAAATCCCTTCTACTTCGAAACCATGTTTTTCATAAAGCTTTATTGCTTTTTCGTTTGTTTCTATTACATTTAAAGTCACTTTCTTAATCCCGTTTAAGTCCGCCCAACGTAAGGACTCTGTTAAGAGGCTTTGCCCGAT harbors:
- a CDS encoding LysR family transcriptional regulator — its product is MTLLQYEVFMTVVELKSFTKASDKLGYTQSAVSQMIKSLEDELQVKLLERSRNGVTPTIIGERMLRNMREIMKLKKTMIQEAASFNGLSIGSIKIGITPSVSSNILPKIVGTFRKNYPDIELIIFESTLTDVQKLIKNEEIDVGLTILDQQDGLDQVPILSDQLMVLLQETHSLSSKEYVSLEDISESCFIMPKGDCDILLKKAFNKTKVTPTIRYEIQDSSTIIAMVKEGIALTILPELAIPKDTAGLVSIPLYPFKKRKVGFIIKDIQSISPGLAEFIVHVKHTFNNP